TAAACTGTGGCAGCTCCTCCGTGAAATTCGCTGTCATCGATACAAAAACCAAGGAATCCATCGCAAGCGGCCTCGTCGAAAATATCGGCGTGAACGGCCACACAAAGGCCAAGGGTCCTGAAGGCAAGATTGACTTCAACTTCGACTGCCCCACGCATGCCGAAGCTGTGGACCAAGTCAAGAAGTTCCTCGATGCACAGAAGCTCACAGATACGATCGAAGCCATCGGCCACCGCGTCGTGCATGGCGGCAAGTACATCAAGAGCGAAAAGGTCTCGCAGGAAGTCATCGACTACATCCGCAGCATCACGCTCTTTGCCCCGCTTCACGAACCGGCTCACGCCACCGGCATGGAATGCGCCACCAAGTTCTTCCCGGGTCTCCCGCAGGTCGCCGTGTTCGATACGGCTTTCCACCAGACCATGCCGCAGAAGGCATTCCTCTATGGCATTCCGTACAAGTTCTATGAAAACGACCGCATCCGCCGTTACGGTGCTCACGGCACAAGCCACCGCTTTGTGACTGCCGAAGCTTGCAAGGTTCTCGGTACTAAGCCGGAAGAAACCTGCCTCATCACGGCCCACCTCGGCAACGGCTCCAGCTGCTCCGCCATCTTGAACGGCCAGTGCGTCGATACCACGATGGGCTTCACACCGCTCGAAGGCCTCATCATGGGCACCCGCTCTGGTAGCCTCGACCCGGCCATCCTTTTCTACATCGCAAAGAAGTACAGCAAGGAATACGGCACTATCGACCAGCTCGATCACCTCGTGAACAAGGAATCTGGCTTGCTCGGCCTCTCTGGACTTTCGAACGACATGCGTACGCTTACGCAGGCCGCAAGCGAAGGCAACAAGCAGGCTCAAATCGCCCTCGATGTCTTCTGCTACCGCCTCACCCGCGAAATCGGCGGCCTCGCCATGGCTCTCCCGCGCATTGACGCGATCGTCTTCACGGGCGGCATCGGCGAAAACAGCTTCTACGTCCGCAAGCAGGCTCTCGACAACCTGAAGCTCCTCGGCTATGAGGTCGATGAAGAACGCAACCTCAAGAGCGGTAAAGAATCCAACCACCTCATCACGAAGGACGGCACTCCGAAGGCTATCGTCGTTGCAACAAACGAAGAACTGCTCATCGCTCTCGACACCGAAGCATTGGTGAAGTAACGCTCG
The sequence above is a segment of the Fibrobacter sp. UWB4 genome. Coding sequences within it:
- a CDS encoding acetate/propionate family kinase, which produces MRVLVLNCGSSSVKFAVIDTKTKESIASGLVENIGVNGHTKAKGPEGKIDFNFDCPTHAEAVDQVKKFLDAQKLTDTIEAIGHRVVHGGKYIKSEKVSQEVIDYIRSITLFAPLHEPAHATGMECATKFFPGLPQVAVFDTAFHQTMPQKAFLYGIPYKFYENDRIRRYGAHGTSHRFVTAEACKVLGTKPEETCLITAHLGNGSSCSAILNGQCVDTTMGFTPLEGLIMGTRSGSLDPAILFYIAKKYSKEYGTIDQLDHLVNKESGLLGLSGLSNDMRTLTQAASEGNKQAQIALDVFCYRLTREIGGLAMALPRIDAIVFTGGIGENSFYVRKQALDNLKLLGYEVDEERNLKSGKESNHLITKDGTPKAIVVATNEELLIALDTEALVK